In Colwellia sp. PAMC 20917, a single genomic region encodes these proteins:
- a CDS encoding YcxB family protein, whose protein sequence is MPQPFTYSTTYELDKAHFQECFSESVVIDTSISAYKKSIVLSVAGMLLVLFTEMNPYVAWFVFALGILEAVSTYYQKPWWVMRQMLSKAAKGNVDLTIDEQGIVSKSFYASLTLLWSDVQLIQNTQLGWLIRHAKGRSYISNKNLSAAAITFLTDKQAQQSKH, encoded by the coding sequence ATGCCACAGCCTTTTACCTACTCAACAACCTACGAACTAGACAAAGCCCATTTTCAAGAATGTTTTAGCGAATCTGTTGTCATCGATACTTCAATAAGTGCCTATAAAAAATCAATTGTCTTATCCGTTGCCGGGATGTTGTTAGTACTGTTTACTGAAATGAATCCCTATGTCGCTTGGTTTGTTTTTGCTTTAGGTATTCTTGAAGCCGTGAGTACCTATTATCAAAAACCGTGGTGGGTGATGCGACAAATGCTCAGTAAAGCCGCCAAAGGTAATGTTGATTTAACGATTGATGAACAAGGCATTGTGAGTAAATCATTTTATGCTAGCTTGACGTTATTGTGGTCAGACGTGCAATTAATACAAAACACTCAACTAGGTTGGTTAATAAGACACGCTAAGGGGCGGAGTTACATTTCTAATAAAAATTTATCGGCAGCAGCTATAACATTTCTTACCGATAAACAGGCTCAGCAAAGTAAGCATTAA
- a CDS encoding diguanylate cyclase gives MLKKRYKQVTLVFWSLLSALLITTQTFADDGTTNRDFIFFVERVEKLQNTNVTDALALLDSYQTNINALTVGNQVKYYQVLSEVYIEASQYKSAFSAASQGLKIAQHLTSPTILISQLSYLRGFSLESLGDASGAVENYLNGLEVAESLDAKKFIADGFINLGAIYYLTEQYEKSLTMLNNALVIANTLDNEELKGSVNSELGILYSYMYNPKKSIKFYQASYEHYKKAGMALYALNSLHNIAVNYMDQNRYEQAIELFEEVIASANKFSNNEVIGGAYTRLSISYAKKKDPDLDVAYQYITLAEQYLKDVQQHNALLFFNVNKAYVLEAMERYDEALENLAVAEKILAKNSQTKNTFSNYHLMYLQSEIYYKTQRYQQAYDKQSQFLTRLFKDQENINMEQIEELRLSFESKQADLKNKILEQEKSVQIIQLNDVTYYEENLHLLIVFVGTVLVILAWFLLKMLQSQKHFVRISQVDDLTGVANRRRLIELGEKMFARAEEEQASFSILMLDVDNFKAINDSFGHNTGDKILKDIADLANHIMRQSDCFGRFGGEEFIALLANTSPENAHDLAERLRLSIQNKVWSYKKLNGVTVSIGISSYQKGSTTSFAQLIKDADINMYQAKNLGRNKVCF, from the coding sequence TTGTTAAAAAAACGTTACAAGCAAGTTACCTTGGTTTTTTGGTCTCTGTTAAGCGCTTTATTGATAACTACGCAAACATTTGCAGATGATGGCACAACCAATCGTGACTTTATCTTTTTTGTTGAACGCGTTGAAAAATTACAAAATACCAATGTTACCGATGCACTTGCGTTGCTAGATTCTTATCAAACCAATATCAATGCGTTAACCGTTGGGAACCAGGTAAAGTATTACCAAGTACTGTCAGAAGTTTATATTGAAGCCTCTCAATATAAATCGGCGTTTAGCGCCGCATCGCAAGGGTTAAAAATAGCACAACATTTAACTAGTCCTACTATATTGATTTCACAACTTTCATACTTACGTGGCTTTTCTTTAGAAAGTTTAGGTGATGCTAGTGGCGCAGTTGAGAATTATTTGAATGGCTTAGAAGTTGCCGAATCCTTAGATGCTAAAAAATTTATTGCCGATGGCTTTATCAATTTAGGTGCTATTTATTACCTAACTGAACAATATGAAAAGTCGTTGACTATGCTCAATAATGCGCTGGTTATTGCCAATACTTTAGATAACGAAGAACTTAAAGGTTCCGTTAACAGCGAGTTGGGTATTTTATACTCTTATATGTATAACCCTAAAAAATCGATAAAATTTTACCAAGCGTCTTACGAACATTATAAAAAAGCGGGTATGGCACTCTATGCGCTAAATAGTTTACATAATATTGCAGTGAACTACATGGATCAAAACCGATATGAACAGGCTATAGAGCTATTTGAAGAAGTCATAGCTAGTGCTAATAAGTTTAGTAACAATGAAGTCATAGGTGGTGCTTATACTCGTTTGTCTATATCGTACGCTAAGAAGAAAGATCCTGATTTAGATGTTGCTTATCAATATATTACCCTTGCTGAACAATACTTAAAAGATGTACAGCAACATAATGCCTTATTATTTTTTAACGTTAATAAGGCATACGTACTTGAAGCCATGGAACGATATGATGAGGCACTTGAAAACTTAGCGGTCGCTGAAAAAATATTAGCAAAAAATAGTCAAACAAAAAATACTTTTTCAAATTATCACTTGATGTATTTGCAGTCTGAAATTTATTATAAAACACAAAGATATCAGCAAGCTTATGATAAACAATCTCAATTTTTAACGCGTTTATTTAAAGATCAAGAAAACATAAACATGGAACAAATTGAAGAGTTACGATTAAGTTTTGAAAGCAAACAAGCAGACTTAAAAAACAAAATACTTGAACAGGAAAAGTCTGTACAAATAATACAACTTAACGATGTGACCTACTACGAAGAAAATTTACATTTGTTGATTGTTTTTGTCGGTACAGTGCTCGTCATACTCGCTTGGTTTTTGCTTAAAATGTTACAAAGTCAAAAACATTTTGTTCGAATTAGCCAAGTTGATGATTTAACGGGTGTGGCTAACCGCCGACGTTTAATCGAGTTGGGTGAGAAAATGTTTGCTCGAGCAGAAGAAGAACAGGCATCTTTTAGTATATTAATGCTCGATGTTGATAATTTTAAGGCGATAAATGATAGCTTTGGTCATAATACCGGTGACAAAATACTCAAAGATATTGCTGACTTGGCTAACCATATTATGCGTCAAAGTGATTGTTTTGGCCGTTTCGGTGGTGAAGAATTTATTGCTTTATTAGCGAACACTTCACCCGAAAATGCTCATGATTTGGCTGAGAGATTACGCTTGAGTATTCAAAATAAAGTTTGGTCATATAAAAAACTCAATGGGGTTACGGTCAGTATTGGTATATCTTCTTACCAAAAAGGAAGTACTACAAGTTTTGCTCAACTGATAAAAGACGCGGATATTAATATGTATCAAGCAAAAAATTTAGGCAGAAATAAGGTGTGTTTTTAA
- a CDS encoding GGDEF domain-containing protein: MANVAFPSVAQAYSVDEALAAEENKSVEGSAEPENILNNKEPLPINARILSLLSLVQQNDQKNAVQVTGVLLQLEEINSTFNAAEQYLIFLIHALIEHHAQQDKQAIAWLEKTLNLRDEIPEKQLYLPEFSEVNLIFARSFSALGDFKQAFDYKKKYIRNGYQYFDGTRADKIKDLNKTYATDEKIKQNELLANQNKIKRLKIIAAENKKFAQQRNILILVVTVIVFFVLLLRQIKVRKKLKYLAKVDSLTNLYNRRTLFENGAEAVAVAVNEKQSLSVILLDIDHFKNINDTYGHDIGDEVIKIIAELGSETMRSRDLFARLGGEEFAGILPGVGCAEAKAIAERLREKVASKDWSEFNINEQLSVCIGVACLEQVESNFDDLLNAADIAMYYAKASGRNRVCQFNDECQNNND, translated from the coding sequence TTGGCAAATGTAGCATTTCCTTCAGTAGCGCAAGCTTATTCAGTTGATGAAGCGTTAGCCGCAGAAGAAAATAAAAGTGTCGAGGGGTCTGCTGAGCCTGAAAATATTTTGAACAATAAAGAGCCGTTACCCATTAATGCTCGTATTTTGTCTTTGTTATCACTGGTTCAACAAAACGATCAAAAAAATGCTGTGCAAGTTACCGGTGTTTTATTACAACTAGAAGAAATTAACTCAACTTTTAACGCCGCAGAACAGTATTTAATATTTTTGATACACGCTTTAATCGAGCACCATGCACAACAGGATAAACAGGCTATTGCTTGGCTTGAGAAAACATTAAACTTACGAGATGAAATCCCTGAAAAGCAGCTTTACTTGCCAGAATTCTCCGAAGTAAATCTAATTTTTGCTCGCTCATTTTCTGCTTTGGGTGACTTTAAGCAAGCGTTCGATTATAAGAAAAAATATATAAGAAATGGTTACCAATACTTTGATGGAACCCGAGCTGATAAAATTAAAGATCTTAATAAAACCTATGCAACCGATGAAAAAATTAAGCAAAATGAATTACTCGCCAATCAAAATAAAATTAAACGTTTAAAAATTATTGCTGCAGAGAATAAAAAATTTGCTCAACAACGTAATATTTTAATACTAGTCGTCACTGTTATTGTTTTCTTTGTACTTCTATTGAGACAAATAAAAGTCAGAAAAAAATTAAAATATTTAGCAAAAGTAGATAGTCTAACTAACTTATATAACCGACGTACTTTGTTTGAAAATGGCGCTGAAGCAGTCGCTGTAGCGGTCAATGAAAAACAGAGTTTAAGTGTCATCCTATTAGATATAGATCACTTCAAAAATATAAATGATACTTACGGTCATGATATTGGTGATGAAGTGATTAAAATAATTGCCGAACTAGGCAGTGAAACTATGCGCTCTCGCGATCTTTTTGCCCGATTAGGTGGTGAAGAGTTTGCCGGTATATTACCTGGGGTAGGCTGTGCTGAAGCTAAGGCAATAGCCGAACGCTTACGTGAGAAAGTGGCGAGCAAAGACTGGTCTGAATTTAATATTAACGAACAACTATCGGTATGTATTGGCGTCGCTTGTTTAGAGCAAGTAGAGTCAAATTTTGATGACTTGCTTAATGCAGCTGATATAGCGATGTATTATGCTAAAGCTAGCGGACGCAACCGCGTCTGTCAGTTTAATGATGAATGCCAAAATAATAACGACTAA
- the istB gene encoding IS21-like element helper ATPase IstB, producing MANILSLPILLKELRLSAIAKEWEVLAQKAVSQEWEPELFLAELCELEANHRHESRLKRLLKESKLPVGKQLHQYKFDEIEGITSLQMKQKVNQIDWLRQGHNILLFGASGLGKTHLACAIGYSLLEKAVRVKFSTSTAIVQELQRAKETLGLTDALRKLDKYELLILDDIGYVKKTDSESQVLFELIAHRYERGSLLITSNQAFSEWDSIFGDNMMTVAAIDRLVHHSDIYQIKGESYRKKQAMQLNSNTGQVN from the coding sequence ATGGCTAATATTCTAAGCTTACCAATATTACTGAAAGAGCTGCGCTTAAGTGCGATAGCCAAAGAATGGGAAGTCCTTGCCCAAAAGGCTGTTTCACAGGAGTGGGAGCCTGAATTATTCCTTGCCGAGCTATGTGAACTTGAAGCTAATCATCGTCATGAAAGTCGATTAAAACGGTTACTTAAAGAGAGTAAATTACCCGTAGGTAAACAACTACATCAATATAAATTTGACGAAATAGAAGGTATTACGTCACTGCAAATGAAACAAAAAGTTAATCAGATTGACTGGCTTAGACAAGGCCATAATATCTTATTGTTTGGTGCTAGTGGTTTAGGGAAAACTCACTTAGCGTGTGCTATTGGTTACTCATTACTTGAAAAAGCAGTGCGCGTTAAATTCAGCACTAGTACAGCTATTGTTCAAGAACTCCAACGTGCAAAAGAAACGTTGGGCTTAACTGATGCCCTAAGAAAACTCGATAAATATGAGCTGTTGATATTAGATGATATCGGCTATGTGAAAAAGACTGATAGTGAAAGTCAGGTGTTGTTTGAACTGATTGCACATCGTTATGAACGAGGCAGTTTGTTGATCACATCGAATCAAGCATTCAGTGAGTGGGATAGTATATTTGGTGACAACATGATGACTGTTGCTGCTATCGACAGACTTGTTCACCACAGTGATATCTATCAAATAAAAGGAGAAAGTTACCGAAAAAAACAAGCTATGCAACTAAATTCAAATACCGGCCAAGTTAATTGA
- the istA gene encoding IS21 family transposase, with amino-acid sequence MSGKPITKQQVNLYMSYRKDHKQTAAAAQSGMSERTARRIESGQHSTTHLPRVYRTRKDPFNGAFEEHLVPLLKADPELQPITLLDQLDTLMPGKFGHNHLRTLQRRVKKWLATEGPEQEVIFRQKYMPGFMGISDYTWMNKLEISIAGQAFSHKLFHYKLVFSGWTYAQLVFGGESFESLSTGLQNAFWRSGGVPQTHRTDSLSAAFNNHYEQEALTERYQKLCAHYSVVATRNNKGVAHENGAIEVAHSHLKRKVDQQLRLRGSRDFATITEYQSFLDVIVAKINRQCKTRFDEERKHLNDLPKRRTNDFCEQYVKVTSSSTISVKRVTYTVPSRLISHRLLVHIYDTRLDLFLGHEKTLSLSRVYAQGHLRSRAVDYKHVIHSLAKKPNAFKYSQLREDLIPEGDFSLLWQQLTAEHVSDKDCRYMVELLLLAHNYNCEHALGRYVLKNHEQGKFISIDMCRKLFAPSTLVIPNIVSHQHQISDYDILLGGLHG; translated from the coding sequence ATGTCTGGAAAACCCATAACCAAGCAACAGGTTAATTTATATATGTCTTATCGTAAGGATCATAAACAAACAGCAGCCGCTGCCCAATCTGGTATGTCAGAGCGTACAGCTCGGCGTATCGAATCCGGCCAGCATTCAACCACACATCTCCCTAGGGTTTATCGAACACGCAAAGATCCATTTAATGGTGCGTTTGAAGAGCATCTAGTGCCATTGCTCAAAGCAGATCCTGAACTTCAACCCATAACTTTATTAGATCAGCTCGATACACTCATGCCAGGTAAATTTGGTCACAATCATTTACGTACGTTACAACGTCGAGTCAAAAAGTGGTTGGCAACTGAAGGGCCAGAGCAAGAAGTTATCTTTCGTCAAAAGTACATGCCAGGGTTTATGGGGATATCTGATTACACTTGGATGAACAAACTTGAAATATCTATTGCAGGCCAAGCATTTTCTCATAAGCTTTTTCATTACAAGTTAGTGTTCAGTGGCTGGACGTATGCTCAACTTGTCTTTGGTGGTGAAAGTTTCGAATCACTCTCTACAGGTTTACAAAATGCATTTTGGCGCAGTGGTGGTGTACCACAGACACACCGAACCGATAGCTTAAGTGCTGCATTCAATAATCATTATGAACAGGAAGCGTTAACTGAACGCTATCAAAAGCTATGTGCTCACTATAGCGTTGTTGCGACGCGTAACAATAAAGGTGTAGCTCATGAAAATGGTGCGATTGAAGTGGCACATAGCCATTTAAAACGAAAAGTAGATCAGCAATTACGACTACGTGGCAGTCGTGATTTCGCGACAATTACCGAGTACCAATCGTTTCTTGATGTAATTGTCGCCAAAATTAATCGCCAATGCAAAACTCGATTTGATGAAGAGCGCAAGCACTTAAATGATTTGCCTAAACGTCGTACCAACGACTTCTGCGAACAATACGTTAAAGTTACCTCTAGCAGCACCATCAGTGTTAAACGTGTGACGTATACCGTACCTTCTAGATTAATTAGTCATCGATTACTTGTACACATTTATGATACTCGGCTGGATTTATTTCTTGGTCATGAAAAAACGTTATCCCTGTCTAGAGTCTATGCTCAAGGACACTTAAGATCACGAGCAGTAGATTATAAACATGTGATCCACTCACTTGCGAAAAAGCCCAATGCGTTCAAATACTCGCAGTTACGAGAAGATTTGATCCCAGAAGGTGACTTCAGTTTGTTGTGGCAGCAGTTAACAGCAGAGCATGTTAGCGATAAAGACTGTCGTTATATGGTTGAATTATTGTTACTCGCTCATAACTATAATTGCGAGCATGCCCTTGGTCGTTATGTCTTGAAAAACCACGAGCAAGGTAAGTTTATATCTATTGATATGTGCCGTAAATTGTTTGCCCCTAGCACGCTCGTCATACCAAACATTGTCAGTCATCAACATCAAATAAGTGATTACGATATATTGCTTGGAGGGTTACATGGCTAA
- a CDS encoding PEP-CTERM sorting domain-containing protein — protein MKFNSIVYAACILMVSLSAKADLIEADDYITFNWEAVCGDCNSVKGVFNEDLSVGVSGNIILSGYTLGDTFDQSNVVSFQYNGPSDHIDNLVVHNANFDLNDQWVDLSDANEAGTYSPVSRIDGYTHFAENMIATGWVSEDLTKYTLDFTFDTFVPLDESGEFIPFTKLGDYSSFEYRIIKETFNISYILDGSWAIQVGLTVDDLGNGANIASASNLPTTSVPEPSTLVLFGISILGFLRLRTKKS, from the coding sequence ATGAAGTTTAATTCGATTGTGTATGCTGCGTGTATCTTAATGGTTTCACTTAGTGCGAAGGCAGATTTAATAGAAGCAGATGACTATATAACGTTTAACTGGGAAGCTGTATGTGGAGATTGTAACTCTGTAAAAGGTGTGTTCAATGAAGATCTGAGCGTTGGTGTTTCTGGAAATATTATATTAAGTGGTTATACCTTGGGTGATACATTTGATCAAAGCAATGTTGTATCATTTCAATATAATGGCCCATCTGACCATATAGATAATTTGGTTGTACATAATGCTAATTTTGATTTAAATGATCAATGGGTAGACTTAAGTGACGCGAATGAAGCTGGTACTTATTCACCAGTATCTAGAATTGATGGGTATACACACTTCGCAGAAAATATGATCGCTACTGGTTGGGTATCAGAAGACCTTACAAAATATACTCTAGATTTTACATTTGATACTTTTGTTCCTTTAGATGAATCTGGTGAGTTTATCCCGTTTACTAAATTAGGTGATTACTCTTCCTTCGAATACCGCATCATTAAAGAAACTTTCAATATCAGCTATATACTTGATGGCAGTTGGGCAATTCAGGTTGGCTTAACCGTTGATGATTTGGGTAATGGCGCTAACATTGCTTCAGCATCCAACTTGCCAACTACTAGTGTTCCTGAACCAAGTACTTTGGTTTTATTTGGGATTTCTATTTTAGGGTTTCTGCGTTTACGTACTAAAAAGTCATAA
- a CDS encoding YagK/YfjJ domain-containing protein, which yields MLSHHSKIHIIRFDLRVYEYTENNEKITAFNRKLHKWLKRKYNLKRVGFIWCREIETAKKQHYHYALMIDGHKVNFPYEITSKVKELWRQLDGSEYFPDNCYYNVKRDDYESIQDAIWRISYLANARGKGYKPEQTKNYGTSRIYRP from the coding sequence ATGCTAAGTCACCACAGCAAAATACATATAATACGATTTGATCTAAGAGTTTATGAATACACAGAAAATAACGAGAAAATAACGGCATTTAATCGCAAATTACATAAATGGCTCAAACGTAAGTACAACTTAAAGCGTGTCGGCTTCATATGGTGTAGAGAAATAGAAACAGCCAAGAAGCAACATTATCACTATGCGCTAATGATAGACGGTCACAAAGTTAATTTCCCCTATGAAATAACAAGCAAAGTGAAAGAGCTATGGCGGCAATTAGACGGCTCTGAATACTTTCCTGATAACTGTTATTACAATGTTAAAAGAGATGATTACGAGTCGATACAGGACGCTATCTGGCGCATATCCTACTTGGCTAATGCTAGGGGAAAAGGATACAAGCCTGAGCAAACAAAGAACTATGGAACGAGTAGAATATACCGGCCTTAA
- the parC gene encoding DNA topoisomerase IV subunit A has protein sequence MSDALNFSLEGIEQRPLRQFTEESYLNYSMYVIMDRALPHIGDGLKPVQRRIVYAMSELGLSANAKYKKSARTVGDVLGKFHPHGDSACYEAMVLMAQPFSYRYPLVDGQGNWGAPDDPKSFAAMRYTESRLSRFSEILLAELGQGTVDWTPNFDGTMNEPKTLPARLPHILLNGITGIAVGMATDIPPHNVREVANACVHLIEQPKAEISDLLEYVKGPDYPTDAEIITPKADIEKIYRTGKGSIKMRAIFEIVQGDIVITALPHQASGGKILEQIAGQMNAKKLPMVVDLRDESDHENPTRLVVIPRSNRVDIEQLMNHLFASTDLEKSYRVNLNMIGLNNKPAVKDLRVILSEWLVYRRETVRRRLQYRLDKVLARLHLLDGLLIAYLNIDEVIEIIRNFDKPKEELISRFDLSERQAESILEIKLRQLAKLEEIKIRAEQAELNIEREYLEKILNSTARMNTLMKKEIQEAAEKYGDDRRSVLIERSEAKALSEKDLVPSEAVTVVVSHKGWARCAKGHDIEPEALSYKSGDSYLCSSKGRSNNPVVFIDSTGRAYTTDAHTLPTARSQGEPLSGRFSLSTGETFVTSLMASDESKYLLSSDAGYGFVGKFSDMISRNKNGKALLSVPANAKVNTPLPIANIDNMLVLAITSEGRMLVFPVKDLPILSKGKGNKIINISAARAKSREEFVSILNVISAESSVTLHAGKRKLTLKASDVEHYRGERGRRGNKLPRGLQRVDRVEVGMIAEEINIEDAVIPTDNDEK, from the coding sequence ATGTCAGACGCGCTTAATTTTAGCCTCGAAGGTATTGAACAGCGACCACTTCGACAATTTACCGAAGAGTCTTATTTAAACTATTCGATGTACGTGATCATGGATCGAGCTTTACCACATATTGGTGATGGCTTGAAGCCAGTTCAAAGACGTATTGTCTATGCGATGTCTGAATTAGGTTTGTCTGCCAACGCAAAATATAAAAAATCAGCCCGTACTGTTGGTGATGTGCTGGGTAAATTTCACCCACATGGCGACTCTGCTTGCTATGAAGCTATGGTATTAATGGCTCAGCCATTTTCATATCGATATCCGCTGGTTGATGGACAAGGAAACTGGGGCGCGCCAGACGATCCGAAATCTTTCGCTGCTATGCGTTATACCGAATCACGTTTATCACGTTTTAGCGAAATATTACTCGCCGAATTAGGTCAAGGCACCGTTGATTGGACACCAAACTTTGACGGTACCATGAATGAACCTAAAACCTTGCCTGCTCGTTTACCTCATATACTCTTAAATGGTATTACCGGCATCGCGGTTGGTATGGCTACCGATATTCCGCCTCATAACGTTCGTGAAGTGGCTAATGCATGTGTACATTTAATTGAACAACCTAAAGCGGAAATTAGTGATTTACTTGAGTATGTCAAAGGTCCTGATTACCCCACCGATGCTGAAATAATTACACCTAAAGCCGATATTGAAAAAATATATCGAACCGGTAAAGGCAGTATTAAAATGCGCGCCATTTTTGAGATTGTGCAGGGTGATATTGTTATTACAGCTTTACCTCATCAAGCTTCTGGCGGCAAAATACTTGAACAAATTGCTGGGCAAATGAATGCGAAAAAACTACCTATGGTGGTTGATTTGCGTGACGAGTCTGATCATGAGAATCCAACCCGTTTAGTGGTGATCCCTCGTTCTAATCGAGTTGATATAGAACAATTAATGAATCACTTGTTTGCCAGTACCGATTTAGAAAAAAGTTATCGTGTTAATCTCAACATGATTGGCTTGAATAATAAACCTGCAGTAAAAGACTTGCGGGTTATTTTATCAGAATGGCTGGTATATCGTCGCGAAACTGTGCGCCGTCGTTTGCAGTATCGTCTCGATAAAGTATTAGCTCGTTTACATTTATTAGACGGTTTATTGATCGCCTATTTAAATATTGATGAAGTTATCGAAATTATTCGAAATTTTGATAAACCCAAAGAAGAACTGATTTCTCGTTTTGATTTATCAGAACGTCAAGCAGAATCAATTTTAGAAATTAAGCTTCGCCAACTTGCTAAACTTGAAGAAATTAAAATAAGAGCAGAGCAAGCAGAGCTTAATATAGAACGTGAATATCTTGAAAAAATATTAAATTCAACAGCGCGAATGAATACGCTAATGAAAAAAGAAATTCAAGAAGCAGCTGAAAAATATGGTGATGACCGTCGTTCTGTTCTTATTGAGCGCAGTGAAGCAAAAGCATTATCTGAAAAAGATTTAGTCCCCAGTGAAGCCGTTACCGTTGTCGTTTCTCACAAGGGTTGGGCGCGTTGTGCCAAAGGCCATGATATTGAACCCGAAGCGCTAAGTTATAAATCAGGCGACAGCTACTTATGTTCTTCAAAAGGGCGCAGTAATAATCCTGTGGTCTTTATTGACTCAACGGGGCGTGCTTACACCACCGACGCTCATACATTGCCAACAGCAAGAAGCCAAGGTGAGCCGTTAAGTGGCCGTTTTAGCCTATCGACAGGAGAAACCTTTGTCACGAGCTTAATGGCAAGTGATGAAAGTAAATATTTACTAAGCAGTGATGCCGGCTATGGTTTTGTTGGTAAATTTTCTGACATGATCAGCCGCAATAAGAATGGTAAAGCATTATTAAGCGTGCCAGCAAATGCCAAAGTGAATACACCATTGCCTATTGCTAATATTGATAATATGTTAGTGCTTGCCATTACGTCTGAAGGTCGAATGCTGGTATTTCCAGTTAAAGACTTACCAATACTGAGTAAAGGTAAAGGTAACAAAATTATTAATATTTCTGCAGCAAGAGCGAAAAGCCGTGAGGAATTTGTTTCGATACTAAACGTTATTTCAGCAGAGAGTTCGGTAACATTGCACGCGGGTAAACGTAAGTTAACCTTAAAAGCCAGCGATGTTGAACACTATCGTGGTGAGCGTGGTCGCCGTGGCAATAAGTTACCACGAGGTCTACAACGTGTTGATCGTGTCGAAGTGGGTATGATCGCTGAAGAAATTAACATTGAAGACGCTGTGATCCCAACAGACAATGATGAGAAATAA